Proteins found in one Phocoena sinus isolate mPhoSin1 chromosome 19, mPhoSin1.pri, whole genome shotgun sequence genomic segment:
- the SYNE4 gene encoding nesprin-4 isoform X2: MALPPRLGPTPPSEPFSHPPGAPRELNTSGCTICPASGEERIRSERAQKLGQDSLDPPEPFQGGPRGTEPAAGLPRLPTPPSHEDSAGAKHRERPISGWGLEAEQDSLHFCLLGLGLRLQDLEQGLGPWASAQSRMVQLQALQADLRGAAERLDALLVFGEGLAQRSEPQARASLEQVLRAFRAHRDSIFRQLWRLQAQLVSYSLVFEEASTLEQDLEVEGDSDGPGPGGVWGPWAPSSLPTPAELEWDPAGDVGGLGPLGQRTAWTPGTPCELCGRRGPQGRGQSLEDMLMSGLSHRKHLTGHRRRSLLRKSQDKMRQASPNVQDVMLEVDPGSPTPASRRPLTFLLLLLFLLLVGATLLLPMSGGSCCSPARLARTPYLVLSYVNGPPPI; the protein is encoded by the exons ATGGCCCTGCCCCCACGCCTGGGCCCTACACCCCCCTCAGAGCCCTTCAGCCACCCGCCTGGAGCCCCTAGGGAACTGAACACATCTGGATGCACCATCTGCCCTGCCTCTGGAGAGGAGAGAATCAG gtCAGAACGGGCCCAGAAGCTGGGGCAGGACTCCTTGGACCCTCCCGAGCCCTTCCAGGGTGGGCCGAGGGGCACTGAGCCTGCTGCTGGCCTCCCCAGATTGCCAACGCCCCCTTCTCATGAGGACTCGGCTGGGGCCAAACACCGTGAG CGCCCCATCTCTGGCTGGGGATTAGAAGCTGAGCAGGACAGCCTGCATTTTTGCCTTTTGGGGCTGGGCCTCCGGCTGCAGGACCTGGAGCAaggcctggggccctgggcaTCAGCCCAGAGCAGGATGGTCCAGCTGCAG GCCCTACAGGCAGACCTGCGTGGGGCAGCTGAGCGTTTAGATGCACTGCTGGTGTTCGGTGAGGGGCTGGCACAGCGGAGTGAGCCTCAGGCCCGGGCATCCCTGGAGCAGGTCCTGAGGGCCTTCAGAGCCCACCGAGACAGCATCTTCCGGCAGCTGTGGCGGCTGCAGGCCCAGCTGGTCAGCTACAGCCTG GTGTTTGAGGAGGCCAGCACACTGGAGCAGGACTTGGAGGTCGAGGGGGACTCAGACGGGCCAGGACCTGGTGGGGTCTGGGGGCCCTGGGCACCCAGTAGCCTCCCCACTCCCGCAGAGTTGGAGTGGGACCCGGCGGGGGACGTTGGGGGCCTCGGGCCTTTGGGGCAAAGGACAGCCTGGACACCAGGGACTCCCTGTGAGCTGTGTGGCCGCAGGGGCCCCCAGGGCAGGGGACAAAGCCTTGAG gaCATGCTCATGTCAGGCCTCAGCCACCGGAAACACTTAACAGGTCACCGAAGACGGTCCCTGCTCCGGAAGTCTCAG GACAAGATGAGGCAAGCATCTCCCAACGTCCAGGACGTGATGCTGGAGGTAGACCCTGG ATCCCCCACTCCTGCATCCAGGCGGCCCCtgaccttcctcctcctcctccttttccttctgttggtGGGTGCCACATTGCTCCTGCCCATGTCAGGGGGCTCCTGCTGCTCTCCTGCCCGACTGGCCAGGACACCTTACCTGGTGCTCAGCTATGTCAATGGTCCTCCCCCAATCTGA
- the SYNE4 gene encoding nesprin-4 isoform X1, protein MALPPRLGPTPPSEPFSHPPGAPRELNTSGCTICPASGEERIRSERAQKLGQDSLDPPEPFQGGPRGTEPAAGLPRLPTPPSHEDSAGAKHRERPISGWGLEAEQDSLHFCLLGLGLRLQDLEQGLGPWASAQSRMVQLQALQADLRGAAERLDALLVFGEGLAQRSEPQARASLEQVLRAFRAHRDSIFRQLWRLQAQLVSYSLVFEEASTLEQDLEVEGDSDGPGPGGVWGPWAPSSLPTPAELEWDPAGDVGGLGPLGQRTAWTPGTPCELCGRRGPQGRGQSLEDMLMSGLSHRKHLTGHRRRSLLRKSQDKMRQASPNVQDVMLEIPHSCIQAAPDLPPPPPFPSVGGCHIAPAHVRGLLLLSCPTGQDTLPGAQLCQWSSPNLTTQSRHM, encoded by the exons ATGGCCCTGCCCCCACGCCTGGGCCCTACACCCCCCTCAGAGCCCTTCAGCCACCCGCCTGGAGCCCCTAGGGAACTGAACACATCTGGATGCACCATCTGCCCTGCCTCTGGAGAGGAGAGAATCAG gtCAGAACGGGCCCAGAAGCTGGGGCAGGACTCCTTGGACCCTCCCGAGCCCTTCCAGGGTGGGCCGAGGGGCACTGAGCCTGCTGCTGGCCTCCCCAGATTGCCAACGCCCCCTTCTCATGAGGACTCGGCTGGGGCCAAACACCGTGAG CGCCCCATCTCTGGCTGGGGATTAGAAGCTGAGCAGGACAGCCTGCATTTTTGCCTTTTGGGGCTGGGCCTCCGGCTGCAGGACCTGGAGCAaggcctggggccctgggcaTCAGCCCAGAGCAGGATGGTCCAGCTGCAG GCCCTACAGGCAGACCTGCGTGGGGCAGCTGAGCGTTTAGATGCACTGCTGGTGTTCGGTGAGGGGCTGGCACAGCGGAGTGAGCCTCAGGCCCGGGCATCCCTGGAGCAGGTCCTGAGGGCCTTCAGAGCCCACCGAGACAGCATCTTCCGGCAGCTGTGGCGGCTGCAGGCCCAGCTGGTCAGCTACAGCCTG GTGTTTGAGGAGGCCAGCACACTGGAGCAGGACTTGGAGGTCGAGGGGGACTCAGACGGGCCAGGACCTGGTGGGGTCTGGGGGCCCTGGGCACCCAGTAGCCTCCCCACTCCCGCAGAGTTGGAGTGGGACCCGGCGGGGGACGTTGGGGGCCTCGGGCCTTTGGGGCAAAGGACAGCCTGGACACCAGGGACTCCCTGTGAGCTGTGTGGCCGCAGGGGCCCCCAGGGCAGGGGACAAAGCCTTGAG gaCATGCTCATGTCAGGCCTCAGCCACCGGAAACACTTAACAGGTCACCGAAGACGGTCCCTGCTCCGGAAGTCTCAG GACAAGATGAGGCAAGCATCTCCCAACGTCCAGGACGTGATGCTGGAG ATCCCCCACTCCTGCATCCAGGCGGCCCCtgaccttcctcctcctcctccttttccttctgttggtGGGTGCCACATTGCTCCTGCCCATGTCAGGGGGCTCCTGCTGCTCTCCTGCCCGACTGGCCAGGACACCTTACCTGGTGCTCAGCTATGTCAATGGTCCTCCCCCAATCTGACTACACAGTCCAGACATATGTAA